From one Panulirus ornatus isolate Po-2019 chromosome 11, ASM3632096v1, whole genome shotgun sequence genomic stretch:
- the pen-2 gene encoding gamma-secretase subunit pen-2 isoform X1: MDSLILAGFAFLPFMWAINAIWFLNEAFWAPTYPEQKHIRRYVIISAVGALMWLVGLISWVVVFQHNRSAWGATADYMSFIIPKGVP; this comes from the exons ATGGACTCCCTAATACTAG CTGGATTTGCTTTCCTGCCATTTATGTGGGCGATAAATGCCATCTGGTTCTTGAATGAAGCTTTCTGGGCTCCCACTTATCCTGAGCAGAAGCATATCCGCAGAT ATGTCATCATATCAGCAGTAGGAGCACTGATGTGGCTGGTTGGGCTAATCTCATGGGTTGTAGTGTTCCAACACAACCGTAGTGCCTGGGGAGCCACTGCTGACTACATGTCCTTCATTATTCCTAAAGGAGTTCCATAG
- the pen-2 gene encoding gamma-secretase subunit pen-2 isoform X2: MNLAKLPNERKLTLCRKYYMAGFAFLPFMWAINAIWFLNEAFWAPTYPEQKHIRRYVIISAVGALMWLVGLISWVVVFQHNRSAWGATADYMSFIIPKGVP, encoded by the exons ATGAATTTGGCAAAGCTGCCCAATGAGAGAAAGCTAACGCTTTGTCGGAAATACTATATGG CTGGATTTGCTTTCCTGCCATTTATGTGGGCGATAAATGCCATCTGGTTCTTGAATGAAGCTTTCTGGGCTCCCACTTATCCTGAGCAGAAGCATATCCGCAGAT ATGTCATCATATCAGCAGTAGGAGCACTGATGTGGCTGGTTGGGCTAATCTCATGGGTTGTAGTGTTCCAACACAACCGTAGTGCCTGGGGAGCCACTGCTGACTACATGTCCTTCATTATTCCTAAAGGAGTTCCATAG
- the LOC139751164 gene encoding macro domain-containing protein CT2219-like, translating to MLAFVYKMLIDSIVWSRLSSGLKVFSGVIQAATRIYCPSPRHRIQCVAARTVNYTTSLKMLSFESEKRKCLAMSVEERRRRYKVHGHFTELHQLDTWDNYYKKNKYICSKVALDQAAIASVLQGSCYKVDNDLNQKISLFMGDITKLEVDAVVNAANNTLSGGGGVDGAIHKAAGQFLDQECFSLNGCETGNAKITGGYNLPARYVIHTVGPIGEKPAMLESCYKRSMQIAIENNIRTIAFPCISTGVYGYPSESAVTVVLPIIRTMLEAHKNKIDRVIFCLFVERDIHHYHRYLPIFFPLQ from the coding sequence ATGTTGGCATTTGTTTACAAAATGCTCATTGACTCCATTGTTTGGTCTAGACTTTCTTCAGGGTTGAAGGTATTTTCTGGCGTGATTCAGGCAGCAACTAGGATATACTGTCCCTCACCACGTCACAGAATCCAGTGTGTTGCAGCCAGAACTGTCAACTACACTACGTCGCTGAAAATGTTGAGTTTCGAGAGTGAGAAACGCAAATGTTTGGCCATGTCTGTGGAAGAACGGCGACGGCGTTACAAGGTACATGGCCACTTCACAGAGCTTCATCAACTTGATACATGGGACAACTATTACAAGAAGAATAAATACATTTGCAGCAAGGTTGCATTAGACCAGGCAGCCATTGCTAGTGTATTGCAAGGCAGCTGTTATAAAGTTGATAATGACCTCAACCAGAAAATATCTTTGTTTATGGGAGACATAACAAAACTGGAGGTTGATGCGGTGGTGAATGCAGCTAATAACACTCTCTCTGGTGGAGGTGGCGTTGATGGTGCCATTCACAAAGCAGCAGGACAATTTCTTGATCAAGAATGCTTCTCGTTGAACGGCTGTGAGACGGGGAATGCCAAGATCACTGGGGGCTACAACCTCCCAGCCCGATATGTCATACATACTGTCGGCCCTATTGGAGAGAAACCCGCAATGCTGGAGTCCTGTTACAAAAGGTCAATGCAAATAGCCATTGAGAACAACATTAGGACTATTGCTTTCCCCTGCATTTCAACTGGCGTTTATGGCTATCCCAGTGAGTCAGCAGTTACAGTGGTGTTGCCCATCATCAGAACCATGCTCGAGGCCCATAAGAATAAGATTGATCGCGTAATATTTTGCCTTTTTGTGGAAAGAGACATTCACCATTACCATCGCTATTTACCAATATTCTTTCCTTTACAGTAG